The Methanomassiliicoccales archaeon genome window below encodes:
- the mtxX gene encoding methanogenesis marker protein Mmp4/MtxX, with translation MKKVLNDLGMLTPELLFSKAKNPGLRIGVGAMPEDSKVCQSIEQANAEGYGKSIIYHDPSNLIKDLYLGKLDAAVRGSLDSNSAMGALKKTFDLNEVQRMAFLQPRSGRMFLLAPVGVDEGWSRTQKIELAERGCVILRRLGVEPKVGILSGGRKSDRGRHEVVDRTLEDAVEIVSKLKEKGIQAEDYEILIENAAKDCDVLIAPDGISGNLIFRTLHFLGEGKALGAVVLNIDKIFVDTSRAKSSYIDSIALASALAVMV, from the coding sequence ATGAAGAAAGTCCTGAATGACTTAGGCATGCTGACGCCAGAGCTCCTTTTCTCCAAAGCTAAGAACCCAGGATTGCGGATAGGTGTAGGTGCTATGCCTGAAGATTCGAAGGTCTGCCAAAGCATCGAACAAGCCAATGCGGAGGGATATGGCAAGAGCATTATTTACCATGACCCCTCGAATCTAATAAAAGATCTTTATTTGGGAAAACTCGACGCTGCGGTGAGAGGGAGTCTTGATTCAAATTCAGCTATGGGCGCGCTGAAAAAAACATTCGACTTGAATGAAGTTCAACGCATGGCATTTCTGCAACCGCGCTCAGGGAGGATGTTCCTCCTTGCGCCAGTAGGTGTTGATGAGGGTTGGTCAAGAACTCAGAAAATCGAATTGGCCGAAAGGGGTTGCGTCATATTGAGGCGTTTGGGTGTGGAACCGAAAGTGGGGATACTGTCCGGCGGAAGAAAGTCAGACCGAGGCAGGCATGAAGTGGTAGATCGAACTTTGGAGGATGCCGTTGAGATCGTCTCTAAACTTAAAGAAAAAGGAATTCAAGCTGAGGATTACGAGATATTGATAGAAAATGCGGCTAAGGATTGCGATGTCCTCATTGCACCAGATGGGATATCTGGCAATCTTATATTCCGCACGTTGCATTTTTTAGGCGAGGGAAAAGCTTTGGGAGCTGTGGTGCTTAACATCGACAAGATATTCGTTGACACATCACGTGCAAAATCAAGTTATATCGACTCCATTGCCTTAGCCTCAGCACTGGCGGTAATGGTTTGA
- a CDS encoding 6-pyruvoyl tetrahydropterin synthase family protein, with amino-acid sequence MRLEINGRDAGIKFSACHFIPGHDKCGRLHGHAYVISLVVHGERSQRGMIMDFLTLKKSLREIAEKLDHHVLIPGNSPHLKIEFGEGVTVQAEGKRYVFPIDDVVILDSEESSAEELARIILSMLLEKIDFPNNVRSLELGVEEELGQSAWEIMQLRC; translated from the coding sequence ATGAGGCTAGAGATAAATGGGCGGGACGCGGGCATAAAGTTCTCCGCCTGTCATTTCATTCCCGGACATGATAAGTGCGGTCGTCTGCATGGCCATGCGTATGTGATCAGCTTAGTCGTCCACGGCGAACGAAGCCAACGAGGAATGATTATGGATTTTCTCACCCTCAAGAAATCGCTTAGGGAAATAGCAGAGAAGCTTGATCATCATGTCCTTATCCCTGGTAACAGTCCTCATCTGAAAATAGAGTTTGGGGAGGGAGTGACGGTACAGGCCGAGGGTAAAAGATACGTTTTTCCTATTGATGACGTTGTCATTCTAGACTCAGAGGAAAGCAGCGCGGAGGAACTCGCGCGCATTATCCTTTCTATGCTCTTGGAGAAGATCGATTTTCCAAACAATGTGAGGAGCCTAGAGCTGGGAGTGGAGGAGGAGCTGGGCCAGAGCGCCTGGGAGATCATGCAACTGAGGTGCTGA
- the queC gene encoding 7-cyano-7-deazaguanine synthase QueC: MSEAVVLLSGGLDSTVSLAHALSLGYNVTALSFNYGQRHIKELYAARAVSEFYALKNHVIVDMDLRSFNTSALTSNLIQVPVNRPLEDIGSDIPITYVPARNIIFLSIAAGLCETIGASDIFIGANALDYSGYPDCRPEFFQAFERVLQVGTKSGVEGKMIKIQAPLLMMSKADIVRLGKRLGAPLQLTWSCYQGGSRACGRCDSCLLRLKGFKEAGYEDEIAYEVDV; encoded by the coding sequence ATGAGTGAGGCAGTAGTCCTTCTCTCAGGAGGGCTAGATTCTACAGTATCCCTCGCCCATGCACTATCCTTGGGCTATAACGTAACAGCTTTGAGCTTTAATTATGGCCAAAGGCACATTAAGGAGTTGTATGCGGCCCGAGCGGTAAGCGAGTTCTACGCCCTTAAGAATCATGTAATTGTGGATATGGACCTGAGATCTTTCAACACCAGCGCCCTTACCTCCAATCTAATCCAGGTTCCAGTGAATCGCCCCTTGGAAGATATTGGAAGCGATATTCCAATTACTTATGTGCCAGCAAGAAATATTATATTCCTGAGCATAGCAGCTGGCCTTTGCGAAACGATCGGGGCGAGTGATATTTTCATAGGCGCCAACGCCCTAGACTATTCAGGGTATCCGGACTGCCGTCCTGAATTCTTTCAAGCTTTCGAAAGAGTGCTTCAAGTAGGCACAAAGTCGGGGGTGGAGGGAAAGATGATTAAAATCCAAGCGCCGCTTTTAATGATGAGCAAAGCAGACATCGTGCGGCTGGGAAAGCGTCTAGGAGCGCCCCTACAGTTGACATGGTCTTGTTATCAAGGGGGAAGTAGGGCGTGCGGACGTTGCGACTCCTGCCTCTTGCGTCTAAAAGGTTTTAAAGAGGCTGGATATGAGGATGAGATAGCTTACGAGGTGGACGTATGA
- a CDS encoding radical SAM protein yields the protein MKVIEIFRSLQGEGVLIGTPTVFVRLQGCNLRCEWCDTPYAREGGKEMSVEQVLDKIESYKTRFVCLTGGEPLLQKESVTLMNRLLDRLYHVTLETNGSISLEEVPCAENMLISMDIKCPSSGMQDRMMFSNIELLSPADQLKFIVADMEDLEYAEKILRAYDVKCNVIFIPVGGLDLEPVAEFVLSKKLNARVLPQLHKMIWGDAKGV from the coding sequence ATGAAGGTGATAGAGATCTTCAGGTCACTGCAAGGGGAAGGAGTCCTAATCGGTACGCCCACAGTCTTCGTACGTCTGCAGGGATGCAATCTACGTTGTGAATGGTGCGATACCCCATATGCCAGAGAGGGTGGCAAGGAGATGTCTGTGGAGCAGGTATTAGATAAGATCGAGTCCTATAAGACACGGTTCGTATGCTTGACTGGAGGAGAGCCTCTCCTTCAAAAGGAAAGCGTAACCCTCATGAACCGCCTTCTCGACCGACTTTACCATGTCACTCTAGAAACCAACGGCTCAATCAGTCTGGAGGAAGTCCCCTGCGCGGAAAACATGCTCATCTCCATGGACATTAAATGCCCTTCTTCAGGCATGCAGGATAGGATGATGTTCAGTAATATCGAGCTTCTGTCCCCCGCTGACCAGTTGAAATTCATAGTAGCGGACATGGAGGATCTTGAGTACGCCGAGAAGATACTAAGAGCGTATGATGTCAAATGCAATGTGATATTCATACCAGTAGGTGGTCTTGACCTGGAACCAGTAGCGGAATTCGTGCTGAGCAAGAAATTGAATGCCCGCGTGCTGCCACAGTTGCATAAGATGATATGGGGAGACGCCAAGGGCGTTTGA
- a CDS encoding 2-isopropylmalate synthase has translation MLDNDMERTFRTSIFTSHFNEEVDRSLVPKRVEIFDTTLRDGEQTPGIALSVEDKVKIAEALSELGVDVIEAGFAITSSGEKEAVRRIASLGLKPRICSLSRCRKEDVDAVIDCGVDYIHMFLATSDIHMKHKLRMSPSEVKARAVEMVEYAKDHGLTVEFSCEDATRTRIDFLKEMHVAVQEAGADKINMPDTVGTMTPPAMEHLVREVMTVTKVPLSMHNHNDFGLAVANSLAGVRFGARQVHVCVNGLGERAGNAALEEVVLGLIAFYGVKTNIETSRIGYTCKLVSRLTNFPIPANKPVVGSNAFAHESGIHVHGVLRDPSTYEAFSPELVGMQRHIVMGKHTGAHSVREKLKEYDVEVTEEQLAAVVEQVKRLAEGGKQVDDAEILALASHYSGMKEDEARRIKLKEFAVFTGVNVTPTAVVALEMEGELRRGSQIGVGPVDAALNAIRSVLSDKVSLEEYRLNAITGGSDALCEVTVRMRLDSEGKVMSVGKSVGPDIVNTSVDAAIEAIDRLYLRKRTLGRENVGK, from the coding sequence ATGTTAGATAATGATATGGAAAGGACCTTTAGGACAAGCATATTCACCAGCCATTTTAATGAAGAGGTGGACAGGTCCTTAGTCCCCAAGCGAGTGGAGATATTCGACACCACTCTGCGGGACGGAGAGCAGACGCCAGGGATAGCACTTTCCGTGGAGGATAAGGTGAAAATTGCTGAGGCCCTAAGCGAGCTTGGTGTCGATGTGATTGAGGCTGGTTTTGCTATCACTTCCTCGGGGGAGAAGGAAGCAGTGCGCAGAATCGCCTCGCTCGGCTTAAAGCCTAGGATATGCTCCCTCTCTCGCTGCCGCAAAGAGGATGTGGACGCTGTCATAGATTGTGGTGTAGATTATATCCATATGTTCCTGGCCACCTCAGACATACATATGAAGCACAAATTGCGCATGTCCCCGTCAGAGGTAAAGGCAAGAGCGGTGGAGATGGTTGAATATGCTAAGGATCATGGGCTGACGGTGGAGTTCAGCTGTGAAGATGCTACCCGTACCAGGATAGACTTCCTCAAAGAGATGCATGTAGCAGTACAAGAGGCAGGTGCGGACAAGATCAATATGCCTGACACTGTAGGGACCATGACTCCACCAGCTATGGAGCATTTGGTAAGAGAAGTGATGACGGTCACGAAGGTGCCGCTCTCCATGCACAATCACAATGATTTTGGATTGGCCGTGGCTAACTCATTAGCAGGGGTTAGGTTCGGCGCCCGTCAAGTGCATGTATGTGTGAACGGCCTAGGAGAGAGAGCGGGGAACGCGGCACTGGAAGAAGTGGTGTTAGGGCTGATTGCTTTCTATGGTGTCAAAACTAATATCGAGACCTCCAGGATAGGTTATACCTGCAAGTTAGTGTCCAGGCTCACGAATTTTCCCATCCCCGCCAATAAGCCGGTGGTGGGGAGCAATGCCTTCGCTCACGAATCAGGCATTCATGTACATGGAGTGCTTCGCGACCCAAGCACCTATGAAGCCTTCTCCCCTGAGCTGGTAGGTATGCAAAGGCACATCGTGATGGGCAAGCATACTGGTGCCCATTCGGTTAGGGAGAAGCTTAAGGAATACGATGTAGAGGTTACAGAGGAGCAATTGGCAGCCGTGGTGGAACAGGTCAAAAGATTGGCCGAAGGAGGAAAGCAGGTGGATGATGCTGAGATATTGGCCCTTGCTTCGCATTATTCAGGCATGAAGGAAGACGAAGCCCGCAGAATAAAGCTTAAGGAGTTCGCGGTGTTCACTGGCGTCAATGTCACTCCCACTGCCGTGGTCGCTCTGGAAATGGAGGGCGAGCTGAGGCGCGGGTCGCAGATAGGTGTAGGACCGGTGGACGCGGCACTGAATGCCATACGTTCCGTGCTCAGTGACAAGGTATCGCTAGAGGAATACAGGCTCAATGCCATCACGGGGGGGAGCGACGCACTTTGCGAAGTCACGGTGAGGATGCGCTTGGACAGTGAGGGAAAGGTAATGTCAGTGGGCAAGAGCGTGGGACCGGACATCGTCAATACCAGCGTGGATGCTGCCATAGAGGCTATTGACAGACTTTATCTGCGCAAGCGCACCCTCGGGCGTGAGAACGTGGGCAAGTGA
- a CDS encoding 3-isopropylmalate dehydratase large subunit: MRLSSMPQGKGKTIAEKILSNKSGNDAYAHDIVDAQVDFVMVNDVTGPIAFKEFEALGCEPFREKIVLVPDHYVPNKDIPSAEQAAEMRRFAKKWRIDNYFEVGRGGVCHQVMIDEGFVAPGRLIVGADSHTCTYGALNAFATGIGSSEAAAVFAEGKLWFRVPESIKVVLSGKLKRYVMGKDLAIKLITDIGVDGANYKALEFSGPGLLHFPVADRLTVSNMAIEAGGKAGLFPADQACLDFVSKLAKGPYQPVDPDAEAHYIRELEYHLDELEPMVALPHLPENGRPVSEVDIEIDQAFLGSCTNGRIEDLRVAAEIMRGKRVAPGVRMIVVPASTRVFQQAVKEGLIEEFVKAGAFVSGPTCAACLGGHMGVLAKGEICVSTTNRNFIGRMGHKDSYVYLASPAVVAASAIAGRITAPEV, encoded by the coding sequence GTGAGGTTGAGCAGCATGCCCCAGGGAAAAGGAAAGACGATAGCGGAGAAGATACTGTCCAACAAATCCGGCAACGATGCCTATGCCCATGACATCGTGGATGCCCAAGTAGATTTCGTCATGGTCAATGACGTAACTGGCCCCATAGCTTTCAAGGAATTCGAAGCCCTGGGATGTGAGCCGTTTCGCGAAAAGATAGTGCTGGTACCTGATCACTACGTCCCTAACAAGGACATCCCTTCGGCGGAGCAAGCAGCGGAGATGAGGCGATTCGCCAAGAAATGGCGCATAGACAACTATTTCGAGGTTGGTAGAGGCGGGGTATGCCATCAAGTGATGATAGATGAGGGCTTCGTTGCTCCCGGCCGTCTCATAGTGGGAGCCGATTCCCATACCTGCACCTATGGCGCCCTCAATGCCTTCGCTACTGGTATTGGATCGAGCGAGGCGGCAGCCGTCTTCGCTGAGGGTAAACTATGGTTCAGGGTCCCGGAGAGCATCAAGGTAGTGTTGAGCGGAAAACTAAAGCGCTACGTTATGGGTAAGGACCTGGCGATTAAGCTGATCACTGACATCGGGGTCGATGGGGCGAATTATAAGGCCCTAGAATTCAGCGGGCCCGGCTTGCTACATTTCCCGGTTGCGGATCGGCTCACTGTTAGCAACATGGCCATTGAGGCTGGAGGGAAGGCGGGGCTCTTCCCTGCAGACCAAGCCTGCTTGGATTTCGTGAGCAAACTTGCTAAAGGGCCATACCAACCTGTGGATCCAGATGCGGAGGCCCATTATATCAGAGAGCTTGAATATCATCTGGATGAATTAGAGCCCATGGTAGCACTACCCCACCTTCCTGAGAACGGAAGGCCAGTATCTGAAGTCGACATAGAGATCGATCAGGCCTTCTTAGGCTCGTGTACGAATGGCCGCATCGAGGATTTGAGAGTAGCAGCGGAGATAATGCGAGGCAAACGAGTTGCTCCAGGCGTTCGCATGATAGTGGTTCCTGCCAGCACCAGAGTGTTCCAACAAGCCGTCAAGGAAGGTCTGATCGAGGAATTCGTAAAGGCGGGGGCGTTCGTATCAGGACCTACATGCGCCGCCTGCTTAGGTGGACACATGGGAGTCCTGGCCAAGGGGGAGATATGCGTATCCACGACCAATCGCAATTTCATAGGGCGCATGGGGCACAAGGACTCATATGTCTACTTGGCATCGCCGGCGGTGGTGGCTGCGAGCGCAATAGCTGGAAGGATAACGGCGCCAGAGGTCTGA
- a CDS encoding 3-isopropylmalate dehydratase small subunit — MKDIIRGKVWRFGDHVDTDQIIPAERLTSDNNERLGSFAFEKVRPGMISEVRKGDILVAGRNFGCGSSREHAPRALIQAGFSCVVAESFARIFYRNCINVGLLPIECKIEADEGDELQVDLERGRILNLSKGKEWQFAPFPAFIKELIEKGGLLAKIKEAKKCTR, encoded by the coding sequence ATGAAGGACATCATTAGAGGAAAGGTCTGGCGCTTCGGTGATCATGTGGACACAGACCAGATAATTCCTGCGGAGAGGCTGACATCGGACAACAACGAGAGGCTGGGGAGCTTCGCCTTTGAGAAGGTGAGGCCTGGAATGATCTCCGAGGTGCGTAAGGGGGACATACTCGTGGCGGGGCGCAATTTCGGCTGCGGCTCAAGCCGAGAGCATGCTCCACGAGCTTTGATACAGGCTGGCTTCTCCTGCGTGGTGGCAGAGAGCTTTGCTAGGATATTCTATCGGAATTGCATCAATGTCGGGCTTCTCCCCATAGAATGCAAGATTGAGGCCGACGAAGGGGACGAGCTCCAAGTTGACCTTGAGAGGGGTAGGATATTGAATTTGAGCAAGGGGAAGGAATGGCAGTTCGCCCCCTTCCCTGCGTTCATAAAAGAGCTGATAGAGAAGGGCGGACTGCTAGCGAAAATAAAGGAGGCCAAGAAATGTACAAGGTAG
- a CDS encoding isocitrate/isopropylmalate dehydrogenase family protein — protein MYKVAVLPGDGIGPEVVREGLKVLDALQAHHNVRFDFTEFDINAERYLRTGKLLTDEDLEELRKYNAIFLGAIGDDRVPPGILEKGILLKARFAFDQYINHRPAQMWRPFGRLKRDVDFKIDVYRENTEDFYIGAGGRLKDGACELTLDIERALYDLSIDIEANASNTDEYAFEIGIMSRKNIERFADFVIEQAKMIGEKRITVVDKANVLSNIYHLWREVWNEKGKRAGMEIQYMLVDAMSMALVKNPDKFRVVATPNMFGDILTDLLAEVTGGLGLAPGGNINPQGLSMFEPVHGSAPKYKGLNIINPTATILAAKMMVDNMGRRDLGDLIEKAIRSTFDKGICTQDLGGKAKTSEFGDAVVAELLKM, from the coding sequence ATGTACAAGGTAGCGGTGCTCCCTGGTGATGGGATTGGTCCAGAGGTTGTGAGAGAGGGTTTAAAGGTCCTAGATGCTCTCCAAGCGCATCATAACGTCAGATTCGATTTCACGGAGTTCGACATCAACGCGGAGAGGTATCTGCGCACGGGCAAGCTGCTCACCGATGAGGATTTGGAGGAGCTAAGGAAATACAATGCCATATTCCTCGGGGCAATAGGCGATGATCGCGTCCCTCCAGGCATATTGGAGAAAGGGATCTTGCTTAAGGCCAGATTCGCTTTCGACCAATACATCAACCATCGGCCTGCCCAGATGTGGAGGCCTTTCGGCCGTCTCAAAAGGGATGTGGATTTCAAGATCGATGTATACCGAGAGAACACGGAAGACTTCTACATAGGAGCGGGAGGGAGGCTAAAGGATGGGGCTTGCGAGCTTACCCTAGACATAGAGCGGGCTTTGTACGACCTGAGTATCGACATCGAAGCCAATGCATCCAACACGGATGAGTACGCCTTTGAGATAGGCATAATGTCCAGAAAGAACATCGAGCGCTTCGCCGATTTTGTCATCGAACAGGCTAAGATGATAGGGGAGAAGAGAATCACGGTGGTGGACAAGGCCAATGTGCTGAGCAACATCTATCATTTGTGGAGAGAGGTGTGGAACGAGAAGGGTAAAAGGGCGGGGATGGAGATTCAGTACATGCTGGTTGACGCCATGTCCATGGCTTTGGTAAAGAACCCTGACAAGTTCAGGGTAGTGGCCACCCCTAATATGTTCGGCGATATATTGACCGATCTCTTGGCCGAGGTGACCGGAGGTCTCGGCCTGGCTCCAGGAGGGAATATCAATCCCCAAGGGCTGAGCATGTTCGAACCTGTTCATGGAAGCGCGCCAAAGTACAAAGGCCTCAACATCATCAACCCCACGGCTACGATATTGGCCGCCAAGATGATGGTGGATAACATGGGCCGTAGGGATTTGGGAGATCTCATCGAGAAAGCCATTAGGAGCACATTCGACAAGGGCATATGCACCCAGGATTTGGGAGGAAAGGCTAAGACCAGTGAGTTTGGGGATGCGGTGGTGGCAGAGCTTCTTAAGATGTAG
- a CDS encoding ATP-binding cassette domain-containing protein: MGGCASYFPQNEPLIEMVKVHLWRGGARVLHDVNLRIDKGENIAIIGPNGSGKSSLIKVMMGELRHDTSVNGAAVRILGKECWNLFDVRRAFGLVSPDLQMEFNRDIIGLEAVASGAFGYIGINHSCKIDDELLGKVRDAMREIGALHLANRRLSNMSSGEARRVLIARALVNRPEALILDEPMSSLDLIGKAMVSRSMRSTARAGKGVILVTHDPCEIIPEIERVIMLKQGRIFMDIGIDQMDERNLSSLYGVPVRLRRVEGRYVAWS, encoded by the coding sequence TTGGGTGGATGCGCATCCTACTTCCCCCAGAACGAACCCCTCATTGAAATGGTGAAGGTGCATCTCTGGAGGGGGGGTGCTCGTGTCCTGCATGATGTGAACCTGAGAATCGATAAAGGCGAGAATATAGCCATAATCGGTCCCAACGGTTCGGGCAAATCCTCCCTCATAAAGGTAATGATGGGGGAGCTGAGGCACGACACCAGTGTCAATGGCGCTGCGGTCAGAATCCTGGGGAAAGAGTGTTGGAATCTTTTCGATGTGCGCCGCGCCTTCGGTCTTGTCTCACCGGATTTGCAAATGGAGTTCAATAGGGATATCATAGGCTTGGAAGCCGTGGCCTCAGGGGCTTTCGGCTATATCGGAATAAACCATTCCTGCAAGATCGACGATGAGCTGCTGGGCAAGGTCAGGGATGCGATGAGAGAGATAGGAGCCCTGCACCTGGCCAATCGAAGATTGAGCAACATGTCCTCGGGCGAGGCGCGCAGAGTGCTCATCGCACGCGCCCTTGTCAACCGACCTGAGGCCTTGATCCTAGATGAACCCATGAGCTCATTGGATCTGATAGGAAAGGCTATGGTGAGCAGGTCGATGCGGTCCACAGCCAGGGCAGGTAAGGGCGTCATCTTGGTCACGCATGACCCTTGCGAGATAATCCCAGAGATAGAGAGGGTGATCATGCTCAAGCAAGGGCGCATCTTCATGGATATCGGCATCGATCAGATGGACGAGCGCAACCTCAGCTCTTTATATGGGGTCCCCGTGCGCCTAAGGCGCGTGGAGGGACGGTACGTCGCTTGGTCTTGA